A genomic window from Streptomyces sp. HUAS YS2 includes:
- a CDS encoding MASE1 domain-containing protein, with translation MRSAETGRHGSAAPRITAGQWSTVWWILGVAALYYGAARLGLLQQLVRDQVTPLWPPTGVALAALLLLGLRVWPGIAIGAFLVNVFLGPSVVAVLAITAGNALAPVCAFLMLRRAGFQAGLERLRDVMALIFLGALAGMLISSTIGTSALVLSGAVDAGAFWSTWSVWWTGDAMGILVVTPLLLVLRRARWPVRASPARWVEALALAAGTIAVTLVATRKADSSLLFLVSPFLIWAAFRFQLAGAAPCALTVSTLAIVAAADGIGPFAHDDLFTDMVTLQAFNGTTALTALLLAAVITERNRTHDEISRLCARFAVMLAQLDPRPDPYDTPPADPHGTPWDEPPDERPDERSP, from the coding sequence GTGCGCAGTGCGGAGACGGGACGTCACGGGTCCGCGGCGCCGCGCATCACGGCCGGTCAGTGGTCCACCGTGTGGTGGATCCTCGGCGTCGCGGCGCTGTACTACGGCGCCGCGCGGCTGGGACTGCTCCAGCAGCTCGTGCGCGATCAGGTCACTCCGCTGTGGCCGCCGACCGGCGTGGCGCTGGCCGCGCTGCTCCTCCTCGGACTGCGGGTCTGGCCGGGCATCGCGATCGGCGCGTTCCTGGTGAACGTGTTCCTCGGACCGTCGGTGGTGGCCGTGCTCGCCATCACGGCGGGCAATGCCCTGGCCCCGGTCTGTGCCTTCCTGATGCTGCGGAGGGCCGGCTTCCAGGCCGGCCTGGAACGGCTGCGCGACGTGATGGCGCTGATCTTCCTCGGCGCGCTGGCCGGCATGCTGATCAGTTCGACGATCGGCACCAGTGCGCTGGTGCTGTCCGGGGCGGTGGACGCCGGCGCCTTCTGGTCGACCTGGTCGGTGTGGTGGACCGGTGACGCGATGGGGATCCTCGTCGTGACGCCCCTCCTCCTCGTGCTGCGCCGGGCCCGGTGGCCGGTGCGGGCCTCACCCGCACGCTGGGTCGAGGCGCTCGCGCTGGCGGCCGGCACGATCGCCGTCACGCTCGTGGCGACCCGCAAGGCCGATTCGAGCCTGCTCTTCCTCGTCTCGCCGTTCCTGATCTGGGCCGCGTTCCGCTTCCAGCTGGCGGGTGCGGCGCCGTGCGCACTCACGGTCTCGACGCTGGCGATCGTGGCCGCGGCCGACGGGATCGGGCCGTTCGCGCACGACGACCTGTTCACCGACATGGTCACGTTGCAGGCCTTCAACGGCACGACGGCCCTGACCGCCCTCCTGCTCGCCGCCGTCATCACCGAACGCAACCGGACCCACGACGAGATCAGCCGCCTCTGCGCCCGCTTCGCGGTCATGCTGGCCCAGCTGGATCCCCGCCCCGACCCGTACGACACCCCTCCGGCCGACCCGCACGGGACCCCGTGGGACGAGCCGCCCGACGAGCGACCGGACGAGCGGTCGCCGTAA
- a CDS encoding PP2C family protein-serine/threonine phosphatase: protein MRGQRPESPDSAQQLLLALGQLVDQALDRIKYQRARVELAMALQRHMLPPHLPELPGLRLAARYTPSRDGLDVGGDWYDAFVMSDGALGLAIGDVQGHDVEAIAFMGQVRTSLRAIAQATNDTREVLGQANDLLISMGCDLFATCCFLRFDPMTRDLTVSRAGHVPMVWATAGGGSGIALDSGGPPLGIASGEKYPVTHRRLTEAGVLVLLTDGVVEGPHYPMEAGLAEVANLVRRGFDADPDVLANAVVKVADRTGHRDDAAVLVVRYDGPSEPVRHDPSEPARPSDAH, encoded by the coding sequence GTGCGCGGACAACGCCCCGAGTCGCCCGACAGCGCACAGCAGCTCCTGCTGGCGCTCGGGCAACTCGTCGATCAGGCCCTGGACCGGATCAAGTACCAGCGGGCCAGGGTCGAACTGGCGATGGCCCTGCAGCGCCACATGCTGCCGCCCCACCTGCCGGAGCTGCCCGGCCTGCGTCTCGCGGCCCGTTACACGCCCTCCAGGGACGGCCTGGACGTGGGCGGCGACTGGTACGACGCGTTCGTGATGAGCGACGGGGCACTGGGGCTCGCGATCGGCGACGTGCAGGGGCACGACGTGGAGGCCATCGCCTTCATGGGGCAGGTCCGGACCAGCCTGCGGGCCATCGCGCAGGCGACGAACGACACCCGGGAGGTCCTGGGCCAGGCCAACGACCTGTTGATCTCCATGGGCTGCGACCTGTTCGCGACCTGCTGCTTCCTGCGGTTCGACCCGATGACGCGCGACCTGACCGTGTCCCGCGCGGGCCATGTGCCGATGGTCTGGGCGACGGCCGGCGGCGGGTCCGGCATCGCCCTGGACAGCGGCGGGCCGCCGCTCGGCATCGCCTCCGGCGAGAAGTACCCGGTGACCCACCGGCGCCTGACGGAGGCCGGGGTCCTGGTGCTGCTGACCGACGGGGTGGTGGAGGGCCCGCACTATCCGATGGAGGCCGGGCTCGCCGAGGTGGCGAACCTGGTGCGCAGGGGGTTCGACGCCGATCCCGACGTGCTGGCCAACGCGGTCGTGAAGGTGGCCGACCGGACGGGGCACCGCGACGACGCCGCGGTGCTCGTCGTCCGGTACGACGGCCCGTCCGAACCCGTCCGGCACGACCCGTCCGAACCCGCCCGGCCGAGCGACGCCCACTGA
- a CDS encoding alpha/beta hydrolase, with the protein MSAKPAIVLVHGFWGGAAHWANVIVELNKRGYDRIHAVENPLTSLADDAERTRKMIRQVDGPVVLVGHSYGGAVITEAGDLPNVTALVYIAAFAPDAGESPGGITQEMPPAAVENIAPDSDGYLWIKQDKFHESFAQDVSADEALVMAVTQKAPIGSTFGDNVTAPAWRNKPVWYQVSTEDRMIHPDNERRMAARMNPRETVELDASHASLASRPGRVVDLIEAAANATTG; encoded by the coding sequence ATGTCCGCCAAGCCCGCCATCGTGCTGGTCCACGGCTTCTGGGGCGGCGCCGCCCACTGGGCGAACGTCATCGTCGAACTGAACAAGCGCGGCTACGACCGGATCCACGCCGTCGAGAACCCGCTCACCTCGCTCGCCGACGACGCCGAGCGCACCCGCAAGATGATCAGGCAGGTCGACGGCCCCGTGGTCCTCGTCGGCCACTCGTACGGCGGCGCGGTCATCACCGAGGCGGGCGACCTGCCCAACGTCACCGCTCTCGTCTACATCGCGGCGTTCGCACCGGACGCCGGCGAGAGCCCGGGCGGGATCACCCAGGAGATGCCGCCGGCCGCCGTCGAGAACATCGCCCCCGACTCCGACGGCTACCTGTGGATCAAGCAGGACAAGTTCCACGAGAGCTTCGCCCAGGACGTTTCCGCCGACGAGGCCCTCGTCATGGCCGTCACCCAGAAGGCCCCGATCGGTTCCACGTTCGGCGACAACGTGACCGCACCGGCCTGGCGGAACAAACCCGTCTGGTACCAGGTATCCACCGAGGACCGCATGATCCACCCGGACAACGAGCGCCGCATGGCCGCCCGTATGAACCCGCGCGAGACGGTCGAACTCGACGCGAGCCACGCCTCGCTGGCCTCCCGGCCCGGGCGCGTCGTCGACCTGATCGAGGCAGCCGCGAACGCCACCACGGGCTGA
- a CDS encoding antibiotic biosynthesis monooxygenase, with protein sequence MEHRYVWVTTRRIKPGTLEEFERAWRPAIHPAGLRRAFAYWSEDGSEITGVSVWDSQDACEAWRSSDTERERREVMAPFVVAEQEGFYLGGELTIPGG encoded by the coding sequence ATGGAGCATCGCTACGTCTGGGTCACGACCCGCCGCATCAAGCCGGGCACCCTGGAGGAGTTCGAGCGGGCCTGGCGTCCGGCGATCCACCCGGCCGGGCTGCGCCGCGCGTTCGCGTACTGGTCCGAGGACGGCTCGGAGATCACCGGCGTGTCGGTGTGGGACTCCCAGGACGCCTGCGAGGCGTGGCGCTCCTCCGACACCGAACGCGAGCGGCGCGAGGTCATGGCTCCGTTCGTCGTCGCCGAGCAGGAGGGCTTCTACCTCGGTGGCGAGCTGACCATCCCCGGCGGCTGA
- a CDS encoding aldehyde dehydrogenase family protein, protein MTVSAPDTAEAARIDRVLAELAEGEAAWAACGLTRRRELLEEVHAATGVQARAWVEAAAGFKGLPERSPLRGEEWTSGPYALLTATAALTETVRALEAGRSPVDDYTLGRAPGGRVAVRVLPHGGRDRMLLNGFSADVWMPPGVTAAEVRERAGLGLRAPTATTGVGVVLGAGNITSTPLLDVLYELYAHNRVVVLKLNPITDPMLDVFRAVLAPLIRAGAVRVVTGGADVGGYLVHHPRVGHVHMTGSAVTHDAIVFGTGEEGARRRAAGTPLLDKPVTSELGGVSPVVVVPGDWSEADLRFQAEHVATQRLHNGGYNCIAGQIVVIGRDWAQKDRFLAHLRAALAAAPARPAYYPGSDGRVEQALATHPGAERLGRGRVLLPGLRPGAAALTTEYFAPVLGVLELPGGPREFLDRAVGTANDELLGTLGANVLADPVTLRALGPAFGAAIARLRYGTVAVNAWTGLGYLTPTATWGAYPGHTLDDVQSGIGVVHNAVLLDAPERTVVRGPFRPAPRSVLHGEPALSPKPPWFVGNRTAATTARRLTAYAARPRWSALPGIFASALRG, encoded by the coding sequence ATGACCGTCTCCGCGCCGGACACCGCCGAGGCGGCCCGGATCGACCGGGTGCTCGCCGAGCTCGCCGAGGGCGAGGCGGCCTGGGCCGCCTGCGGACTCACCCGGCGGCGCGAGCTCCTGGAGGAGGTGCACGCCGCGACAGGTGTCCAGGCCCGCGCCTGGGTGGAGGCGGCCGCCGGCTTCAAGGGGTTGCCCGAGCGCAGCCCGCTCCGGGGCGAGGAGTGGACCTCGGGTCCGTACGCCCTCCTGACCGCCACCGCCGCCCTGACGGAGACCGTCCGCGCGCTGGAGGCCGGCCGCAGCCCCGTCGACGACTACACCCTCGGCCGCGCCCCGGGCGGCCGGGTCGCCGTCCGGGTCCTGCCGCACGGCGGCCGGGATCGGATGCTCCTGAACGGCTTCTCCGCGGACGTCTGGATGCCGCCGGGCGTCACGGCCGCGGAGGTCCGCGAGCGGGCCGGGCTCGGGCTGCGCGCTCCGACGGCGACCACCGGCGTCGGCGTGGTCCTCGGCGCGGGCAACATCACCTCCACCCCGCTGCTCGACGTGCTCTACGAGCTGTACGCGCACAACCGCGTCGTGGTCCTCAAGCTCAACCCGATCACCGACCCGATGCTGGACGTCTTCCGCGCGGTCCTCGCGCCGCTGATCCGGGCCGGCGCCGTACGCGTCGTGACCGGCGGCGCGGACGTCGGCGGGTACCTGGTCCACCATCCGCGGGTCGGCCATGTGCACATGACCGGCAGCGCGGTCACCCACGACGCCATCGTGTTCGGCACCGGCGAGGAGGGCGCGCGGCGCAGGGCCGCCGGCACGCCGCTGCTCGACAAGCCGGTGACCAGCGAGCTGGGCGGCGTCTCCCCGGTCGTCGTCGTGCCCGGCGACTGGTCCGAGGCCGATCTGCGTTTCCAGGCCGAGCACGTCGCCACACAGCGGCTGCACAACGGCGGCTACAACTGCATCGCCGGCCAGATCGTCGTGATCGGCCGTGATTGGGCGCAGAAGGACCGCTTCCTCGCCCACCTGCGCGCCGCCCTCGCCGCCGCGCCCGCCCGGCCCGCGTACTACCCGGGCAGCGACGGCCGGGTGGAGCAGGCCCTCGCGACCCACCCCGGTGCCGAGCGCCTCGGCCGCGGCCGGGTACTGCTGCCGGGCCTTCGCCCCGGGGCCGCCGCGCTGACCACGGAGTACTTCGCCCCCGTGCTCGGCGTCCTCGAGCTCCCAGGCGGACCGCGCGAGTTCCTGGACCGGGCGGTGGGCACGGCCAACGACGAACTGCTCGGCACCCTCGGCGCCAACGTCCTCGCCGACCCCGTCACGCTCCGCGCGCTCGGCCCGGCCTTCGGCGCCGCGATCGCCCGGCTGCGCTACGGCACCGTGGCCGTCAACGCGTGGACCGGCCTCGGCTACCTCACGCCGACCGCGACCTGGGGCGCGTACCCCGGCCACACCCTCGACGACGTGCAGAGCGGTATCGGCGTCGTGCACAACGCGGTCCTGCTCGACGCCCCGGAGCGCACGGTCGTCCGCGGCCCGTTCCGGCCCGCGCCGCGCTCGGTCCTGCACGGCGAGCCGGCGCTCTCGCCGAAGCCGCCGTGGTTCGTCGGCAACCGCACCGCCGCCACCACGGCCCGGCGGCTCACCGCCTACGCCGCACGCCCGCGCTGGTCCGCCCTGCCGGGCATCTTCGCCTCCGCACTGCGGGGCTGA
- a CDS encoding NHLP bacteriocin export ABC transporter permease/ATPase subunit, giving the protein MSSAYSPESVGHHPGGDRPVGTDSAADAVVAALGGVGFPVDCAGLRTVPLEGPHVLWLVVGGALDLFAADAAEQGAWHFLGRLEAGTLLLGPVEGPRHTLLGRPSQDCLLRRIALRELPRPEYGAYDEYGVWHTYEHPQPQPYAHAFAQQPAYSAEPPPSPLEHAFALGVGRGLGVLFEAPLDGRPSAEDPVADDDVLWMQVEPGSVQYDGTAYDASYGVDAAAGLLVDGALWQRMVNQQHRLLSAVDRWIERLDRAHEDRAAEGIRAGEAERARADQALLASIDRSRRGAARRDTAGDRAKDDATYAVCRMVAAAAGIRLPEAPRSGGDADDRVTPVERLASAARLRTREVRLAGTWWREDCGPLVGHRARSGAPVALLWRRGGYEAVGAAGGRRIRVDAERAEEFEPRAVMFYRPLPPGPVTPWKLLRFSLRDTRADLRNLLLGGLVTVGLGALVPIATGRVLGEYVPNARTDLIVQVSVAVLLAGLVTAAFMLLQNLTILRMEGRIESALQPAVWDRLLRLPTAFFAGRSTGELASAAMGVSAVRQVLSGLGPVVVQACTIGVMNVVLLFSYSVPLALVALAMLAVVGAVFLGMGLWQLRWQRRLVALGNKLNNQAYQTLRGLPKLRVAAAESFAYAAWAREFARSRELQQQAGRVRNLSTVLDAVCLPLCSVVMFVLLAGPARGTLSAGAFLTFSTALTMLLTSVTQVTGALVSAAAALPLFEQIRPLLDEEPEVRGAGARPGALSGAIEARNLSFRYAEEGPLVLDDVSLQIRPGEFVAVVGASGCGKSTLLRLLIGFDRPVSGSVLYDGQDLAALDQAAVRRQCGVVLQNAQPLSGSILDCVRGTEAYTQEEVAEALSMAGLAEDVARMPMGLHTMISGGGAVSGGQRQRLMIAQALVRRPRILYFDEATSALDNETQRIVMNSTRGLSATRFVIAHRLSTVMDADRVLVMADGRIVEQGPPAALLATPGGHLWELVRRQMK; this is encoded by the coding sequence GTGTCGTCCGCGTACTCCCCCGAATCCGTCGGGCACCACCCCGGCGGGGACCGTCCGGTCGGCACCGACTCCGCGGCCGACGCGGTGGTCGCCGCCCTGGGCGGCGTCGGGTTCCCCGTCGACTGCGCCGGGCTGCGTACCGTTCCCCTGGAAGGCCCGCACGTGCTGTGGCTCGTGGTGGGCGGGGCGCTCGACCTGTTCGCGGCCGACGCCGCGGAACAGGGCGCCTGGCACTTCCTCGGCCGCCTGGAGGCGGGGACGCTGCTGCTGGGCCCGGTCGAGGGCCCCCGCCACACGCTGCTCGGCCGGCCGTCGCAGGACTGCCTGCTGCGCCGGATCGCGCTGCGGGAGCTGCCCCGGCCGGAGTACGGCGCGTACGACGAGTACGGCGTCTGGCACACGTACGAGCACCCGCAACCGCAGCCGTACGCGCACGCGTTCGCGCAGCAGCCCGCGTACTCCGCCGAGCCCCCGCCCAGCCCGCTGGAGCACGCCTTCGCGCTCGGGGTCGGCCGGGGCCTGGGCGTCCTGTTCGAGGCCCCGCTCGACGGCCGCCCGTCCGCCGAGGACCCGGTCGCCGACGACGACGTGCTGTGGATGCAGGTCGAGCCGGGCAGCGTGCAGTACGACGGCACGGCGTACGACGCGTCGTACGGCGTCGACGCGGCGGCCGGGCTGCTCGTCGACGGCGCCCTGTGGCAGCGCATGGTGAACCAGCAGCACCGGCTGCTGTCCGCCGTGGACCGGTGGATCGAGCGCCTGGACCGCGCCCATGAGGACCGAGCGGCCGAGGGCATCCGGGCCGGCGAGGCCGAACGCGCCCGCGCGGACCAGGCGCTGTTGGCGTCGATCGACCGGTCCCGGCGCGGCGCGGCCCGCCGTGACACGGCGGGCGACCGGGCGAAGGACGACGCGACGTACGCCGTGTGCCGCATGGTCGCCGCGGCGGCCGGCATCCGGCTGCCCGAGGCCCCGCGCTCCGGCGGCGACGCGGACGACCGGGTCACCCCGGTCGAGCGCCTCGCGTCCGCCGCGCGCCTGCGCACCCGCGAGGTCCGGCTGGCCGGCACCTGGTGGCGGGAGGACTGCGGGCCGCTGGTGGGGCACCGCGCCAGGTCCGGCGCGCCGGTCGCACTGCTGTGGCGGCGCGGCGGGTACGAGGCGGTCGGCGCGGCCGGCGGGCGGCGGATCCGTGTCGACGCGGAGCGCGCCGAGGAGTTCGAGCCGCGTGCGGTCATGTTCTACCGGCCGCTGCCGCCGGGCCCGGTGACCCCGTGGAAGCTGCTCCGGTTCAGCCTCCGCGACACGCGGGCGGACCTGCGGAACCTGCTCCTGGGCGGCCTGGTCACGGTGGGGCTCGGCGCGCTGGTGCCGATCGCGACCGGCCGGGTGCTCGGCGAGTACGTGCCGAACGCCAGGACCGATCTGATCGTGCAGGTCTCCGTCGCCGTGCTGCTCGCCGGCCTGGTGACCGCCGCGTTCATGCTGCTGCAGAACCTCACGATCCTGCGGATGGAGGGCCGGATCGAGAGCGCGCTGCAGCCCGCCGTGTGGGACAGGCTGCTGCGGCTGCCGACGGCGTTCTTCGCAGGGCGCTCCACCGGGGAACTGGCGAGCGCGGCCATGGGGGTCAGCGCCGTGCGCCAGGTCCTGTCCGGGCTCGGTCCGGTGGTCGTGCAGGCCTGCACGATCGGCGTGATGAACGTCGTCCTGCTGTTCTCGTACAGCGTGCCGCTGGCGCTGGTGGCGCTCGCGATGCTCGCCGTCGTCGGCGCGGTGTTCCTCGGAATGGGCCTGTGGCAGCTGCGCTGGCAACGACGGCTGGTCGCGCTCGGCAACAAGCTCAACAACCAGGCGTACCAGACCCTGCGGGGGCTGCCGAAGCTGCGCGTAGCGGCGGCGGAGAGCTTCGCGTACGCGGCCTGGGCGCGCGAGTTCGCCCGGTCCCGCGAGCTCCAGCAGCAGGCGGGCCGGGTCCGGAACCTGAGCACCGTGCTCGACGCGGTCTGCCTGCCGCTGTGCTCGGTGGTCATGTTCGTGCTGCTCGCGGGACCCGCCCGGGGCACGCTGTCGGCCGGCGCCTTCCTCACCTTCAGCACCGCCCTCACCATGCTGCTGACCTCCGTCACCCAGGTCACCGGGGCGCTGGTGTCGGCCGCCGCCGCACTGCCGCTGTTCGAACAGATCAGGCCGCTGCTCGACGAGGAGCCGGAAGTGCGCGGCGCGGGCGCGCGGCCCGGCGCGCTGTCCGGCGCGATCGAGGCCCGCAACCTCTCCTTCCGGTATGCGGAGGAGGGCCCGCTGGTCCTCGACGACGTCTCCCTGCAGATCCGGCCCGGCGAGTTCGTCGCGGTCGTCGGAGCGAGCGGCTGCGGCAAGTCGACGCTGCTCCGACTGCTCATCGGCTTCGACCGGCCGGTGTCCGGGAGCGTGCTGTACGACGGTCAGGACCTGGCTGCCCTCGACCAGGCGGCCGTGCGCCGCCAGTGCGGGGTCGTGCTGCAGAACGCGCAGCCGCTGTCCGGCTCGATCCTGGACTGCGTGCGCGGCACGGAGGCGTACACGCAGGAGGAGGTGGCGGAGGCGCTCTCGATGGCGGGCCTGGCCGAGGACGTCGCGCGGATGCCGATGGGCCTGCACACCATGATCTCCGGCGGCGGCGCGGTCTCGGGCGGGCAGCGCCAGCGGCTGATGATCGCGCAGGCGCTGGTGCGGCGGCCGCGCATCCTGTACTTCGACGAGGCGACCAGCGCACTGGACAACGAGACGCAGCGCATCGTCATGAACAGCACGCGCGGGCTGAGCGCCACCCGGTTCGTGATCGCCCACCGGCTGTCCACGGTCATGGACGCCGACCGGGTGCTCGTCATGGCGGACGGCCGGATAGTGGAGCAGGGTCCGCCGGCGGCGCTGCTCGCGACCCCCGGCGGTCACCTGTGGGAGCTGGTGCGCCGCCAGATGAAATGA
- a CDS encoding helix-turn-helix domain-containing protein: MTTHLASDPQVAALVTRLLGPVDRLADGLTEAITREELAYAEDARLTREELRATVHDNLRSVLAALQGEPVSLDAAGAAGRLKAEQGIPLASLLHAFRLAGRFLWDRLLDAARREDCAGELLPFASDIWLVIDAFSSAATDAYRATVEEEARRDAETRGLLLTGLLDGSAGSAGTGAREALRTLRLEDHGPLAVVHAETDSALPAESRIRSAGIAGVWVRRVGARVGLLAAPDEAAVTVLVDLLAADADCRIGVSRTFASPEDTPRAWRQARNAARCVPVGRTGCHVYGTSPVSLLAAASPEAAAEVADAVLGPLRALPGPERAPLLDTLEAWFAAGGSTARAAERLHCHRNTVLYRMNRIQELTGRGTADAVASAELYLALRALRLTG, translated from the coding sequence ATGACGACCCACCTCGCCTCCGATCCGCAGGTCGCCGCGCTGGTGACCCGCCTGCTGGGTCCGGTGGACCGGCTCGCGGACGGGCTGACGGAGGCCATCACCCGCGAGGAGCTCGCGTACGCCGAGGACGCGCGGCTGACCCGCGAGGAGCTGCGCGCCACCGTCCACGACAATCTGCGCAGTGTGCTCGCCGCCCTCCAGGGCGAGCCGGTGAGCCTCGACGCGGCGGGCGCCGCCGGCCGACTGAAGGCCGAGCAGGGCATCCCGCTCGCCTCCCTGCTGCACGCCTTCCGGCTGGCCGGGCGGTTCCTCTGGGACCGGCTGCTCGACGCGGCCCGGCGGGAGGACTGCGCGGGCGAGCTGCTGCCGTTCGCGTCCGACATCTGGCTCGTCATCGACGCGTTCTCCAGCGCCGCGACCGACGCCTACCGCGCCACCGTGGAGGAGGAGGCCCGCCGCGACGCCGAGACGCGCGGGCTGCTGCTGACCGGCCTGCTCGACGGCAGCGCCGGGAGCGCCGGCACCGGCGCGCGCGAGGCGCTGCGCACCCTGCGCCTGGAGGACCACGGGCCGCTCGCCGTCGTCCACGCCGAGACCGACAGCGCGCTCCCCGCCGAGAGCCGGATCCGCTCTGCCGGCATCGCGGGCGTGTGGGTGCGGCGGGTCGGTGCACGCGTCGGCCTCCTGGCCGCGCCGGACGAAGCGGCCGTGACCGTCCTCGTCGACCTGCTCGCGGCGGATGCGGACTGCCGCATCGGCGTGAGCCGGACCTTCGCCTCGCCCGAGGACACCCCGCGCGCCTGGCGCCAGGCGAGGAACGCGGCCCGCTGCGTGCCCGTCGGCCGCACCGGCTGCCACGTCTACGGCACTTCTCCGGTCTCGCTGCTCGCCGCCGCCTCGCCGGAGGCGGCGGCTGAGGTCGCCGACGCGGTGCTCGGCCCCCTGCGCGCGCTGCCCGGGCCGGAGCGGGCGCCGCTGCTCGACACCCTGGAGGCCTGGTTCGCCGCCGGCGGCTCCACCGCGCGCGCCGCCGAGCGGCTGCACTGCCACCGCAACACCGTCCTGTACCGGATGAACCGCATCCAGGAACTCACCGGCCGCGGCACCGCCGACGCCGTCGCCTCGGCGGAGCTCTACCTCGCTCTGCGGGCCCTCCGTCTCACCGGTTGA
- a CDS encoding acyltransferase — MTASFEFGGTQETLRLRVPAVLLQREREVEPAAPSRAKGGRDRYLDMLRALALVRVVLYHNFGWFWLPVVFPSMGVMFALAGSLMARSLSRPALGVTRGRLRRLLPPMWLFGAILLTAQILDGDGPDAEGHPDWWWGKLLFWIVPLSTPPYAESLNGFDHLVGPGWAMQVIVPLWYLRAYLWFVLLSPLMLWALRRMPVVTLCVPLALAIVMHTFFIDQEFIYSRVWETVSDFATFGSCWILGMAHQEGLLKKIPQYIVPSVAPLIMVAGWWYLQTRPVDPTVHTDIESWPIAQALWSFGFVAILLHVSPSWEQWPRPLERWNGLISLLNARAVSVYLWHETALVAAIPLIDPLWSVGFVYEHFQWLLSSQWFPLLVAIPLIGLLVLTFGWVEDVAAKRSPRLFPYPRRVRGRRRAGV, encoded by the coding sequence ATGACCGCATCCTTCGAGTTCGGGGGCACCCAGGAGACCCTCCGGCTGCGCGTCCCCGCCGTTCTGCTGCAACGGGAGCGGGAGGTGGAGCCGGCGGCACCGTCCAGGGCCAAGGGCGGCCGGGACCGCTATCTCGACATGCTGCGCGCCCTGGCGCTGGTTCGCGTGGTGCTCTACCACAACTTCGGCTGGTTCTGGCTGCCCGTCGTCTTCCCGTCCATGGGCGTGATGTTCGCGCTGGCCGGGTCGCTGATGGCCCGTTCGCTCAGCCGGCCCGCCCTCGGCGTCACCCGGGGCCGCCTGCGCCGACTGCTGCCGCCGATGTGGCTGTTCGGCGCGATCTTGCTCACCGCCCAGATTCTCGACGGCGACGGGCCCGACGCCGAGGGCCACCCCGACTGGTGGTGGGGGAAGCTGCTGTTCTGGATCGTGCCGCTGAGCACGCCGCCGTACGCCGAGTCGCTGAACGGTTTCGACCACCTGGTGGGGCCGGGCTGGGCGATGCAGGTCATCGTCCCGCTCTGGTACCTCCGCGCGTACCTCTGGTTCGTCCTGCTCTCGCCGCTGATGCTGTGGGCGCTGCGGCGGATGCCGGTGGTGACGCTGTGCGTGCCGCTCGCGCTGGCGATCGTCATGCACACGTTCTTCATCGACCAGGAGTTCATCTACAGCCGGGTCTGGGAGACCGTCAGCGACTTCGCCACCTTCGGCTCCTGCTGGATCCTCGGCATGGCGCACCAGGAGGGCCTGCTCAAGAAGATCCCGCAGTACATCGTGCCGTCCGTCGCACCGCTGATCATGGTGGCCGGCTGGTGGTACCTGCAGACCCGACCGGTCGATCCGACCGTGCACACGGACATCGAGAGCTGGCCGATAGCCCAGGCCCTGTGGTCCTTCGGCTTCGTCGCCATCCTGCTCCACGTCAGTCCGTCCTGGGAGCAGTGGCCCCGACCGCTGGAGCGCTGGAACGGCCTGATCAGCCTGCTCAACGCACGCGCTGTCAGCGTCTATCTCTGGCACGAGACCGCGTTGGTGGCCGCCATCCCTCTGATCGACCCCCTCTGGTCCGTCGGCTTCGTCTACGAGCACTTCCAGTGGCTGCTGAGCAGCCAGTGGTTCCCGCTGCTGGTGGCGATCCCACTGATCGGACTGCTGGTGCTGACCTTCGGCTGGGTCGAGGACGTGGCCGCCAAGCGCTCGCCGCGGCTCTTCCCGTACCCGCGCCGCGTGCGCGGCCGGCGCCGGGCCGGTGTCTGA